The genomic DNA GAGGTGGCCCGCCGCGCTGCCGCCGAGCTGGATCAGCGGCGGCTCCTCCGAGGCGCACTTGTCCTGCGCCTTCCAGCACCGGGTGCGGAAGCGGCAGCCGGACGGCGGGTTGAGCGGCGACGGGACGTCACCGGTCAGCCGGATCCGCTCGATGGCGTCGGAGTCCGGGTCGGCGTCCGGCGCGGCCGACAGCAGCGCGTGGGTGTACGGGTGCCGCGGCGCGTTGTACAGCGAGTCGCGGTCGGCGATCTCGACGATCTTGCCGAGGTACATCACCGCGACGCGCTGCGAGAAGTGCCGGACGATCGACAGGTCGTGCGCGATGAAGACGAAGGCGATGCCCATCTCGCGCTGGAGCTTCTGGAGCAGGTTGACGACCTGCGCCTGGATCGACACGTCGAGCGCGGAGACCGGCTCGTCGGCGACGATCAGCTTCGGGTTCAGCGCGAGCGCGCGGGCGACGCCGATGCGCTGGCGCTGGCCGCCGGAGAACTCGTGCGGGAAGCGGTTGAAGTGCTCCGGGTTGAGACCGACGATCTCGAGCAGTTCCTTGACCCGCGCCTCGCGGCCCCCGGGCGGGTTGATGCCGTTGATC from Kitasatospora terrestris includes the following:
- a CDS encoding dipeptide ABC transporter ATP-binding protein; this translates as MSAEQTLTEPAASATAPGETLLEVSGLTKHFPVMGGFPFRRQVGAVQAVDDVSFTVGAGESLGLVGESGCGKSTTGRLVTRLYEPTAGSIKYLGQEIAHASRKELAPIRSEIQMIFQDPYSSLNPRHTVGTIISGPMEINGINPPGGREARVKELLEIVGLNPEHFNRFPHEFSGGQRQRIGVARALALNPKLIVADEPVSALDVSIQAQVVNLLQKLQREMGIAFVFIAHDLSIVRHFSQRVAVMYLGKIVEIADRDSLYNAPRHPYTHALLSAAPDADPDSDAIERIRLTGDVPSPLNPPSGCRFRTRCWKAQDKCASEEPPLIQLGGSAAGHLTACHFPEDGVTAKPAKTLVPEPRDAE